A genomic stretch from Tamandua tetradactyla isolate mTamTet1 chromosome 15, mTamTet1.pri, whole genome shotgun sequence includes:
- the NKTR gene encoding NK-tumor recognition protein isoform X1: MGAQDRPQCHFDIEINREPVGRIMFQLFSDICPKTCKNFLCLCSGEKGLGKTTGKKLCYKGSTFHRVVKNFMIQGGDFSEGNGKGGESIYGGYFKDENFILKHDRAFLLSMANRGKHTNGSQFFITTKPAPHLDGVHVVFGLVISGFEVIEQIENLKTDAASRPYADVRVIDCGVLATKSTKDVFEKKRKKPTHSEDSDSSSNSSSSSESSSESEIEHERSRRRKHKRRPKVKHSKKRRKEACNSEEPKSKHIVSPKSYCEKSDTKEKMSVDSNAKREKPVVRPEEIPPVPENRFLLRRDMPVVTVEPEPKIPDVAPIVTDQKPSISKSGRKIKGRGTIRYHTPPRSRSCSESDDDDSSETPPHWKEEMQRLRAYRPPSGEKWSKGDKLSDPCSSRWDERSLSQRSRSWSYNGYYSDLSTARHSEGHHRKHRKEKKLKHKKKAKKQKHCRRHKQTKKRRIIVPSDIESSKSSTQRMKTSCDRERRSHSSSLSSRHSSKRDWSKSDKDDQSSSAHSSRDSYRSKSHSRSYSRGSSRSRTASKSSSHSRSRSKSKSSSKSEHQRTASKSPRTTVSQLSENKLVKTEPLRATVPQNENVVIQPVVATENIPVIPLSDSPPPSRWKPGQKPWKPSYERIQEMKAKTTHLLPTQSTYSLANIKETNSSSYHKRGKISGSDRSAYSKYSDRSSESSPRSRSRSSRSRSYSRSYTRSRSLASSRSRSRSPSSRSRSRNKYSDQSQCSRSSSYSSGSSDDGRRAKRKFRSSKKKNNTSNKRQSSSSEKTHRNKYVKGRHKSSYQRKYSESRSSLDYSSGSEQSTAQIIQSAQEKEKQVQIEVTKNTKEKNREEEKSKPERECPRSKKRTLKENLSDHFRNGNKTKKKNYAGSKWDSESNSERDVTKNSKNVSRLSSDKEEGEATSDSESEFGEIHTKAKCTAKSSANTTLPDGSGAWKRSKQRLSTSDSEGSNSNSENNRGKPQKHKHGSKENLKREQTKKIKEKLKGKRDKKHKVPKRKQAFRWQPPLEFGEEEEEEINIKQVIQESNEKNQISGNSEAIKDDIPKIEKSFEDVNLSGNNNATGISSDLDKLTKDNSKLDISPTVLNTEENTVNFPGNVQHIEENVLSRVEDVLQTDDNMEICTPDRNSPAKVEDTSPPENSRSDTPDLGTVLTQDMQTEHPEAELVKQESGISESRAMVEVGKQDSNSAILASAVESTGKREVAEKSQISLMDNKWKPLQGVGNLAAPTATTSSAVEVKALTAVPEMKPQGLRIEIKSKNKVRPGSLFDEVRKTARLNRRPRNRESSSDEQTPSRDGDSQSRSPSRSRSKSETKSRHRTRSVSYSHSRSRSRSSTSSYRSRSYSRSRSRGWYSRGRTRSRSSSYRSYKSHRTSSRSRSRSSSYDPHSRSSRSYTYDSYYSRSRSRSRSQRSDSYHRGRSYNRRSRSCRSYGSDSESDRSYSHHRSPSESSRYS; the protein is encoded by the exons CTTCCTTTGCTTATGCTCAG gggAGAAAGGCCTTGGGAAAACAACTGGGAAGAAGTTATGTTATAAAGGTTCTACGTTCCATCGTGTTGTTAAAAACTTTATGATTCAGGGTGGGGACTTCAGTGAAG GTAATGGAAAAGGTGGAGAATCAATTTATGGTGGCTATTTTAAAG ATGAAAACTTTATCCTCAAACATGACAGAGCGTTCCTTTTGTCAATGGCAAATCGAGGGAAACATACCAATGGTTCCCAGTTTTTCAT TACCACAAAACCTGCTCCACACCTGGATGG CGTGCATGTTGTCTTTGGACTAGTTATTTCTGGTTTTGAAGTAATCGAacaaattgaaaatctgaaaactgaTGCTGCAAGCAGACCTTACGCAGATGTGCGAGTTATTGACTGTGGGGTACTtgcaacaaaatcaacaaaagatg tttttgagaaaaaaagaaagaagccaacTCATTCAGAAGACTCGGATTCCTCCTCCaattcctcttcctcttcagaATCATCTTCAGAAAGTGAAATTGAGCATGAGAGAAGCAGAAGAAGGAAACATAAGAGGAGGCCAAAAgttaaacattctaaaaagaggCGAAAGGAAGCATGCAATTCAGAGGAGCCAAAGAGTAAACATATAGTGAGCCCAAAAAG TTACTGTGAGAAGAGTGACACCAAAGAAAAAATGTCAGTTGATTCAaatgctaaaagagaaaagcctGTGGTCCGCCCAGAAGAGATTCCTCCAGTGCCTGAGAACCGATTCTTACTGAGAAGAGATATGCCTGTTGTCACTGTGGAACCTGAACC GAAGATTCCTGATGTTGCACCTATTGTGACTGATCAAAAACCATCTATATCAAAGTCTGGGCGGAAAATTAAAGGAAGGGGCACAATT CGCTATCACACACCACCACGATCGAGATCCTGCTCTGAATCAGATGATGATGACAGCAGTGAAACTCCTCCTCACTGGAAAGAAGAAATGCAGAGATTAAGAGCATACAGACCACCTAGTGGAGAAAAATGGAGTAAAGGAGATAA ATTAAGTGACCCCTGTTCTAGCCGATGGGATGAAAGAAGTTTGTCCCAGCGATCCAGATCATGGTCCTATAACGGATATTATTCAGACCTGAGTACAGCAAGACACTCCGAAGGTCACcatagaaaacacagaaaagagaaaaagcttaagcataaaaagaaagctaaaaagcagaaacattgcagaagacacaaaCAGACTAAGAAAAGAAGGATTATTGTACCATCTGACATAGAATCCTCAAAATCTTCCACCCAACGAATGAAAACCTCTTGTGATAGAGAAAGGAGATCTCATTCTTCCTCATTATCGTCTCGTCATTCATCAAAGAGGGACTGGTCTAAATCTGATAAGGATGACCAGAGCTCTTCAGCCCATTCCAGCAGAGATTCATATAGATCAAAATCTCACTCACGCTCTTATTCTAGAGGaagctcaagatcaaggactGCATCAAAATCCTCATCACATTCTCGAAGTAGATCAAAGTCCAAATCTAGTTCCAAGTCAGAGCACCAAAGGACAGCATCAAAATCACCAAGAACGACAGTCTCTCAGTTAAGTGAAAATAAATTAGTCAAAACAGAACCTTTAAGAGCAACAGTGCCACAAAACGAAAATGTAGTAATACAACCAGTAGTGGCAACAGAAAATATTCCTGTAATACCCCTGAGTGACAGTCCTCCGCCTTCAAGGTGGAAACCTGGACAGAAACCCTGGAAGCCCTCCTATGAGCGAATTCAGGAAATGAAAGCCAAAACAACCCATTTGCTGCCCACCCAAAGTACTTACAGTTTAGCAAATATTAAAGAGACTAATTCATCATCCTaccataaaagaggaaaaatttcagGAAGTGATCGGAGTGCTTATTCAAAATACAGTGATAGAAGTTCAGAAAGTTCACCACGGTCAAGGAGCAGATCTTCTAGGAGTCGATCTTACTCCAGATCATACACAAGGTCACGTAGTCTGGCTAGCTCACGTTCACGGTCTAGGTCTCCATCATCTAGATCACGGTCACGAAATAAATACAGTGATCAATCACAGTGTAGTAGATCATCTTCATACTCTTCTGGTAGCAGTGATGATGGAAGACGAGCCAAGAGGAAATTTAGatccagtaagaaaaaaaataacacttcAAATAAAAGGCAGAGCAGCAGCTCTGAAAAGACACATCGTAATAAATATGTCAAAGGCAGACACAAGTCTTCCTATCAGAGAAAATATAGCGAAAGCAGGTCATCTTTAGATTATTCTTCAGGCAGTGAACAGTCAACTGCTCAAATTATACAGTCAGCCCAGGAAAAAGAGAAGCAGGTCCAAATAGAagtaactaagaatacaaaagaaaagaacagagaggaagagaaatcCAAGCCAGAACGGGAATGTCCTCGTTCAAAAAAAAGGACACTGAAAGAGAATCTTTCTGATCACTTTAGAAATGGCAATAAGACCAAAAAGAAGAATTATGCTGGGAGCAAGTGGGACTCTGAGTCAAATTCAGAACGAGATGTAACcaaaaatagtaaaaatgttTCCCGGCTGTCTTCTGATAAAGAGGAAGGTGAGGCCACATCAGATTCTGAATCAGAGTTTGGTGAGATTCACACCAAAGCCAAATGCACAGCAAAGTCCTCAGCAAATACTACACTGCCTGATGGCAGTGGTGCTTGGAAACGAAGCAAACAGCGGCTGTCGACTTCGGATTCTGAGGGCTCCAATTCCAATTCAGAAAACAATAgaggaaagccacagaagcacaAACACGGGTCAAAGGAAAATCTTAAAAGAGAAcagaccaaaaaaataaaagagaaattgaaagggaaaagagataaaaagcacAAAGTTCCAAAACGAAAACAAGCATTTCGCTGGCAGCCTCCACTAGAATTTggtgaagaggaggaggaggagattaATATAAAGCAAGTCATTCaggaatcaaatgaaaaaaaccAAATTTCTGGAAACAGTGAAGCCATAAAAGATGATATTCCTAAAATAGAAAAGTCCTTTGAAGATGTCAACCTTTCAGGTAACAATAATGCAACAGGTATTTCATCAGATCTTGATAAGCTTACTAAAGATAATAGTAAACTCGACATTTCTCCCACAGTTTTAAATACTGAGGAAAATACAGTCAATTTTCCAGGAAACGTTCAGCATATTGAAGAGAATGTCCTAAGCAGAGTGGAGGATGTGCTTCAAACAGATGACAATATGGAAATTTGCACTCCTGATAGGAATTCCCCAGCAAAGGTAGAAGATACTTCCCCTCCAGAAAATTCAAGGTCTGATACCCCCGATTTAGGCACTGTTCTAACACAGGATATGCAGACAGAACATCCTGAGGCAGAATTAGTGAAACAAGAAAGTGGCATATCTGAAAGCAGAGCGATGGTTGAAGTAGGGAAACAGGACAGCAATTCTGCCATCTTGGCTAGTGCTGTAGAAAGTACTGGGAAGAGGGAGGTAGCTGAGAAGAGCCAGATCAGCCTCATGGATAATAAGTGGAAGCCCCTGCAAGGTGTGGGGAACCTCGCAGCACCTACTGCTACCACATCAAGTGCTGTGGAAGTTAAAGCATTGACTGCTGTGCCTGAAATGAAGCCACAAGGCTTGAGAATAGAAATTAAGAGCAAAAATAAAGTACGGCCTGGTTCTCTCTTTGATGAAGTAAGAAAGACAGCACGTTTAAACCGGAGGCCAAGAAACCGAGAGAGTTCAAGTGATGAGCAGACACCTAGTAGGGATGGTGATAGCCAGTCCAGGAGTCCAAGTAGATCTCGAAGTAAGTCTGAAACCAAATCAAGACACAGAACAAGGTCTGTCTCCTACAGTCACTCAAGAAGTCGGTCACGAAGTTCCACATCCTCTTATCG ATCAAGAAGCTACTCCAGAAGTCGGAGCAGAGGATGGTACAGCAGAGGTCGCACAAGGAGCCGGAGCAGTTCCTACCGCAGTTACAAAAGTCATAG GACATCCAGCAGGAGCAGATCCAGGAGCAGCTCGTATGATCCCCACAGTCGGTCCAG CAGGTCCTACACTTATGATAGCTACTATAGCAGGAGTCGGAGTCGAAGTAGAAGCCAGAGGAGTGACAGTTATCACAGAGGCAGAAGTTACAATAGGCGTTCCAG gaGTTGTAGATCTTACGGCTCTGACAGTGAAAGTGACCGAAGTTACTCTCATCACCGGAGCCCCAGTGAAAGCAGCAGATATAgttga
- the NKTR gene encoding NK-tumor recognition protein isoform X3: MFQLFSDICPKTCKNFLCLCSGEKGLGKTTGKKLCYKGSTFHRVVKNFMIQGGDFSEGNGKGGESIYGGYFKDENFILKHDRAFLLSMANRGKHTNGSQFFITTKPAPHLDGVHVVFGLVISGFEVIEQIENLKTDAASRPYADVRVIDCGVLATKSTKDVFEKKRKKPTHSEDSDSSSNSSSSSESSSESEIEHERSRRRKHKRRPKVKHSKKRRKEACNSEEPKSKHIVSPKSYCEKSDTKEKMSVDSNAKREKPVVRPEEIPPVPENRFLLRRDMPVVTVEPEPKIPDVAPIVTDQKPSISKSGRKIKGRGTIRYHTPPRSRSCSESDDDDSSETPPHWKEEMQRLRAYRPPSGEKWSKGDKLSDPCSSRWDERSLSQRSRSWSYNGYYSDLSTARHSEGHHRKHRKEKKLKHKKKAKKQKHCRRHKQTKKRRIIVPSDIESSKSSTQRMKTSCDRERRSHSSSLSSRHSSKRDWSKSDKDDQSSSAHSSRDSYRSKSHSRSYSRGSSRSRTASKSSSHSRSRSKSKSSSKSEHQRTASKSPRTTVSQLSENKLVKTEPLRATVPQNENVVIQPVVATENIPVIPLSDSPPPSRWKPGQKPWKPSYERIQEMKAKTTHLLPTQSTYSLANIKETNSSSYHKRGKISGSDRSAYSKYSDRSSESSPRSRSRSSRSRSYSRSYTRSRSLASSRSRSRSPSSRSRSRNKYSDQSQCSRSSSYSSGSSDDGRRAKRKFRSSKKKNNTSNKRQSSSSEKTHRNKYVKGRHKSSYQRKYSESRSSLDYSSGSEQSTAQIIQSAQEKEKQVQIEVTKNTKEKNREEEKSKPERECPRSKKRTLKENLSDHFRNGNKTKKKNYAGSKWDSESNSERDVTKNSKNVSRLSSDKEEGEATSDSESEFGEIHTKAKCTAKSSANTTLPDGSGAWKRSKQRLSTSDSEGSNSNSENNRGKPQKHKHGSKENLKREQTKKIKEKLKGKRDKKHKVPKRKQAFRWQPPLEFGEEEEEEINIKQVIQESNEKNQISGNSEAIKDDIPKIEKSFEDVNLSGNNNATGISSDLDKLTKDNSKLDISPTVLNTEENTVNFPGNVQHIEENVLSRVEDVLQTDDNMEICTPDRNSPAKVEDTSPPENSRSDTPDLGTVLTQDMQTEHPEAELVKQESGISESRAMVEVGKQDSNSAILASAVESTGKREVAEKSQISLMDNKWKPLQGVGNLAAPTATTSSAVEVKALTAVPEMKPQGLRIEIKSKNKVRPGSLFDEVRKTARLNRRPRNRESSSDEQTPSRDGDSQSRSPSRSRSKSETKSRHRTRSVSYSHSRSRSRSSTSSYRSRSYSRSRSRGWYSRGRTRSRSSSYRSYKSHRTSSRSRSRSSSYDPHSRSSRSYTYDSYYSRSRSRSRSQRSDSYHRGRSYNRRSRSCRSYGSDSESDRSYSHHRSPSESSRYS; encoded by the exons CTTCCTTTGCTTATGCTCAG gggAGAAAGGCCTTGGGAAAACAACTGGGAAGAAGTTATGTTATAAAGGTTCTACGTTCCATCGTGTTGTTAAAAACTTTATGATTCAGGGTGGGGACTTCAGTGAAG GTAATGGAAAAGGTGGAGAATCAATTTATGGTGGCTATTTTAAAG ATGAAAACTTTATCCTCAAACATGACAGAGCGTTCCTTTTGTCAATGGCAAATCGAGGGAAACATACCAATGGTTCCCAGTTTTTCAT TACCACAAAACCTGCTCCACACCTGGATGG CGTGCATGTTGTCTTTGGACTAGTTATTTCTGGTTTTGAAGTAATCGAacaaattgaaaatctgaaaactgaTGCTGCAAGCAGACCTTACGCAGATGTGCGAGTTATTGACTGTGGGGTACTtgcaacaaaatcaacaaaagatg tttttgagaaaaaaagaaagaagccaacTCATTCAGAAGACTCGGATTCCTCCTCCaattcctcttcctcttcagaATCATCTTCAGAAAGTGAAATTGAGCATGAGAGAAGCAGAAGAAGGAAACATAAGAGGAGGCCAAAAgttaaacattctaaaaagaggCGAAAGGAAGCATGCAATTCAGAGGAGCCAAAGAGTAAACATATAGTGAGCCCAAAAAG TTACTGTGAGAAGAGTGACACCAAAGAAAAAATGTCAGTTGATTCAaatgctaaaagagaaaagcctGTGGTCCGCCCAGAAGAGATTCCTCCAGTGCCTGAGAACCGATTCTTACTGAGAAGAGATATGCCTGTTGTCACTGTGGAACCTGAACC GAAGATTCCTGATGTTGCACCTATTGTGACTGATCAAAAACCATCTATATCAAAGTCTGGGCGGAAAATTAAAGGAAGGGGCACAATT CGCTATCACACACCACCACGATCGAGATCCTGCTCTGAATCAGATGATGATGACAGCAGTGAAACTCCTCCTCACTGGAAAGAAGAAATGCAGAGATTAAGAGCATACAGACCACCTAGTGGAGAAAAATGGAGTAAAGGAGATAA ATTAAGTGACCCCTGTTCTAGCCGATGGGATGAAAGAAGTTTGTCCCAGCGATCCAGATCATGGTCCTATAACGGATATTATTCAGACCTGAGTACAGCAAGACACTCCGAAGGTCACcatagaaaacacagaaaagagaaaaagcttaagcataaaaagaaagctaaaaagcagaaacattgcagaagacacaaaCAGACTAAGAAAAGAAGGATTATTGTACCATCTGACATAGAATCCTCAAAATCTTCCACCCAACGAATGAAAACCTCTTGTGATAGAGAAAGGAGATCTCATTCTTCCTCATTATCGTCTCGTCATTCATCAAAGAGGGACTGGTCTAAATCTGATAAGGATGACCAGAGCTCTTCAGCCCATTCCAGCAGAGATTCATATAGATCAAAATCTCACTCACGCTCTTATTCTAGAGGaagctcaagatcaaggactGCATCAAAATCCTCATCACATTCTCGAAGTAGATCAAAGTCCAAATCTAGTTCCAAGTCAGAGCACCAAAGGACAGCATCAAAATCACCAAGAACGACAGTCTCTCAGTTAAGTGAAAATAAATTAGTCAAAACAGAACCTTTAAGAGCAACAGTGCCACAAAACGAAAATGTAGTAATACAACCAGTAGTGGCAACAGAAAATATTCCTGTAATACCCCTGAGTGACAGTCCTCCGCCTTCAAGGTGGAAACCTGGACAGAAACCCTGGAAGCCCTCCTATGAGCGAATTCAGGAAATGAAAGCCAAAACAACCCATTTGCTGCCCACCCAAAGTACTTACAGTTTAGCAAATATTAAAGAGACTAATTCATCATCCTaccataaaagaggaaaaatttcagGAAGTGATCGGAGTGCTTATTCAAAATACAGTGATAGAAGTTCAGAAAGTTCACCACGGTCAAGGAGCAGATCTTCTAGGAGTCGATCTTACTCCAGATCATACACAAGGTCACGTAGTCTGGCTAGCTCACGTTCACGGTCTAGGTCTCCATCATCTAGATCACGGTCACGAAATAAATACAGTGATCAATCACAGTGTAGTAGATCATCTTCATACTCTTCTGGTAGCAGTGATGATGGAAGACGAGCCAAGAGGAAATTTAGatccagtaagaaaaaaaataacacttcAAATAAAAGGCAGAGCAGCAGCTCTGAAAAGACACATCGTAATAAATATGTCAAAGGCAGACACAAGTCTTCCTATCAGAGAAAATATAGCGAAAGCAGGTCATCTTTAGATTATTCTTCAGGCAGTGAACAGTCAACTGCTCAAATTATACAGTCAGCCCAGGAAAAAGAGAAGCAGGTCCAAATAGAagtaactaagaatacaaaagaaaagaacagagaggaagagaaatcCAAGCCAGAACGGGAATGTCCTCGTTCAAAAAAAAGGACACTGAAAGAGAATCTTTCTGATCACTTTAGAAATGGCAATAAGACCAAAAAGAAGAATTATGCTGGGAGCAAGTGGGACTCTGAGTCAAATTCAGAACGAGATGTAACcaaaaatagtaaaaatgttTCCCGGCTGTCTTCTGATAAAGAGGAAGGTGAGGCCACATCAGATTCTGAATCAGAGTTTGGTGAGATTCACACCAAAGCCAAATGCACAGCAAAGTCCTCAGCAAATACTACACTGCCTGATGGCAGTGGTGCTTGGAAACGAAGCAAACAGCGGCTGTCGACTTCGGATTCTGAGGGCTCCAATTCCAATTCAGAAAACAATAgaggaaagccacagaagcacaAACACGGGTCAAAGGAAAATCTTAAAAGAGAAcagaccaaaaaaataaaagagaaattgaaagggaaaagagataaaaagcacAAAGTTCCAAAACGAAAACAAGCATTTCGCTGGCAGCCTCCACTAGAATTTggtgaagaggaggaggaggagattaATATAAAGCAAGTCATTCaggaatcaaatgaaaaaaaccAAATTTCTGGAAACAGTGAAGCCATAAAAGATGATATTCCTAAAATAGAAAAGTCCTTTGAAGATGTCAACCTTTCAGGTAACAATAATGCAACAGGTATTTCATCAGATCTTGATAAGCTTACTAAAGATAATAGTAAACTCGACATTTCTCCCACAGTTTTAAATACTGAGGAAAATACAGTCAATTTTCCAGGAAACGTTCAGCATATTGAAGAGAATGTCCTAAGCAGAGTGGAGGATGTGCTTCAAACAGATGACAATATGGAAATTTGCACTCCTGATAGGAATTCCCCAGCAAAGGTAGAAGATACTTCCCCTCCAGAAAATTCAAGGTCTGATACCCCCGATTTAGGCACTGTTCTAACACAGGATATGCAGACAGAACATCCTGAGGCAGAATTAGTGAAACAAGAAAGTGGCATATCTGAAAGCAGAGCGATGGTTGAAGTAGGGAAACAGGACAGCAATTCTGCCATCTTGGCTAGTGCTGTAGAAAGTACTGGGAAGAGGGAGGTAGCTGAGAAGAGCCAGATCAGCCTCATGGATAATAAGTGGAAGCCCCTGCAAGGTGTGGGGAACCTCGCAGCACCTACTGCTACCACATCAAGTGCTGTGGAAGTTAAAGCATTGACTGCTGTGCCTGAAATGAAGCCACAAGGCTTGAGAATAGAAATTAAGAGCAAAAATAAAGTACGGCCTGGTTCTCTCTTTGATGAAGTAAGAAAGACAGCACGTTTAAACCGGAGGCCAAGAAACCGAGAGAGTTCAAGTGATGAGCAGACACCTAGTAGGGATGGTGATAGCCAGTCCAGGAGTCCAAGTAGATCTCGAAGTAAGTCTGAAACCAAATCAAGACACAGAACAAGGTCTGTCTCCTACAGTCACTCAAGAAGTCGGTCACGAAGTTCCACATCCTCTTATCG ATCAAGAAGCTACTCCAGAAGTCGGAGCAGAGGATGGTACAGCAGAGGTCGCACAAGGAGCCGGAGCAGTTCCTACCGCAGTTACAAAAGTCATAG GACATCCAGCAGGAGCAGATCCAGGAGCAGCTCGTATGATCCCCACAGTCGGTCCAG CAGGTCCTACACTTATGATAGCTACTATAGCAGGAGTCGGAGTCGAAGTAGAAGCCAGAGGAGTGACAGTTATCACAGAGGCAGAAGTTACAATAGGCGTTCCAG gaGTTGTAGATCTTACGGCTCTGACAGTGAAAGTGACCGAAGTTACTCTCATCACCGGAGCCCCAGTGAAAGCAGCAGATATAgttga